The Corynebacterium sp. SCR221107 genome includes the window AACCCCGATAAGCACTGGGACCCTATTTCCTCGATCATCGCGATGGTGGCCATGGGTGGTGTGGTCCTCGCCATCAAGGAGCTCACCCACTCCCCCATCAACCCCGTACTCCTCGCCGCGTATGTTGCGGCCTTCGTGCTGGGAGCGGCCGGCTTTGCGCACCGTCAACGCCGCCTCACCCAACCGCTGGTGACCGCCGACATCTTCGCCAATCGCCTGTTCGTCGCAGGTGTTGTGGGCGCGATGTTGTCGATGTTTATCCTCGCCGGCACGGAGCTGCTTACCACTCAACGCTTCCAGCTCGCCGAGGGACTCAGCCCCTTGGAGGCGGGACTGATCAACGGCGCTATCGCCATGGCGGCCTTCCCCACCTCCATCTGGGGCGGGGCGAATCTGCACCGTTTGGGCTTCCGCCCCATCATCTCAGGCGGCTTCCTCGTTATCGCTGCGGGCCTTGCCACCAGCCTCCTCGCTCTCGGCACGGGTGCGGGCTTCGGCTGGTTTATGACCGGCGCGATGGGACTCGGCCTCGGCATTGGCCTGGTCATGTCGGTGACCTCCACCGCGATCATCGGGTCTGCCCCACGCCACCGCGCGGGCATGGCCAGCGCGCTAGAGGAGGTCTCCTATGAGCTAGGGACGGTTTTGTCCATCGCGATCTTAGGCTCGCTGATGAGCATGTTTATCCACGGGCCTTTGGACACGGCCACTCCAAAGGCCATCGATTTTGCCTATGTTGCCACGATGTGCGTTGCGCTTGCTGTGTCGGTTGTGGCGATGGTGGTGACGTTTATCCTTCTCAAGGGCAACCCCAAGGAGACCGAGTATGCGCACGAATAAGAAGGAACAGTTGTTGACTACGGCGATTGAGATCGTCGACAAGCACGGCCTGGAGGCGCTGACCTACGAGTCACTGGCAGAGGCTTCGGGGCTGTCAAAGTCCGGGCTCATCTACCATTTCCCTTCCCGCTATGCGCTGCTCATGGACATTAACCGCTTCCTTGCCACCCAATGGAGAAATCGGCTGGTTGCGACGGCCGGAGCCGATGCCGACTCGCTTGACGACGACCAGCGCGCCGCAGCCACCCTCGCGGTCTGCAGTGCGAACGCGACCCGCGCCGACCTGCTTTTCGCACTCGATGCCTCGCGCGTACCGGAGTACAACGCGGTCTGGGACGAGGTCTTAAGCGCCTGGCAGCTTCCCCGGGCGCTCATCTTGTCCGACCCGCGCCGCTACCTCATCCACCTCATCGGCGACGGCCTGTGGGTTCACGACCACATCAACGGCTTTTCGCTTTCCGACGACGAACGTCGCGCGCTCGTCGATGCGGCCTTGGAGCTGCTGGGCTAACCCCGCCGGCGCCAAGGCAGGCCAGCATCAGCGGGCCCATTGAACGCAAGAAGGCTTCCAGCTGCCTAAA containing:
- a CDS encoding MFS transporter; amino-acid sequence: MNNVATTTHNRWVFLGVISLGLFLIAADNSILYSALPTLREQLHTTELEGLWVINAYPLVLAGLLLGTGTLGDRIGHRFMFEAGLAMFGLASLVAAFAPNPEVLIAARAFLGMGASAMMPATLALIRITFTDPRERNTAIGIWGSVATVGSAAGPVLGGLLLEHFWWGSVFLINLPVVLVALVAMHLLAPANVTNPDKHWDPISSIIAMVAMGGVVLAIKELTHSPINPVLLAAYVAAFVLGAAGFAHRQRRLTQPLVTADIFANRLFVAGVVGAMLSMFILAGTELLTTQRFQLAEGLSPLEAGLINGAIAMAAFPTSIWGGANLHRLGFRPIISGGFLVIAAGLATSLLALGTGAGFGWFMTGAMGLGLGIGLVMSVTSTAIIGSAPRHRAGMASALEEVSYELGTVLSIAILGSLMSMFIHGPLDTATPKAIDFAYVATMCVALAVSVVAMVVTFILLKGNPKETEYAHE
- a CDS encoding TetR/AcrR family transcriptional regulator, with product MRTNKKEQLLTTAIEIVDKHGLEALTYESLAEASGLSKSGLIYHFPSRYALLMDINRFLATQWRNRLVATAGADADSLDDDQRAAATLAVCSANATRADLLFALDASRVPEYNAVWDEVLSAWQLPRALILSDPRRYLIHLIGDGLWVHDHINGFSLSDDERRALVDAALELLG